The genomic region CAGTTACAACTCAAGTAATATGCTCCTAACTTTCACAATATAACAGCCTCATTTATTCCTGAATATTATATTTCCAACTTTAAGCAAGGATAGATGGCATCAGTCTAACACAGAGTCCTCTCACCCTCCCCAGTGGCTGCATACACAACCACAGCCACATTAGTGAGCTGGCTCCTTCTTGTAGAGAAGCCAAATGCTCGCATGTCCTGGTAAACGACTTCTGGTCCTATCAAAAACTTAGAACCAACAccatcttcctcccctcctgggTGGAATGTTAAACCTTGATTTGCAGTCAAGTATGAAAAGCTTATTCCTACTGCTCTCCCCATGTAAGAAACTATGTTTGAGGACCAGTCATTTGGGCATTGCTTCAAAAGGCACATTTATTCCAGTGGCAATTTAAGTCAGtagagaagaataaaattaaaaaccaacaaaaaaaaaataggatggaATACATTAAAGGAAATAGGAATCTGGGATCTATACAAACCACTGAGCTCCTCTCCAATAGTTTCACCAGAGTGCCTAAGGGAGAATAATTCACAGTTGTATCATGACACACACAGGCCTTCAGAAAACACTGTTTAAAAAAGTAGTTGAGAACTCTCAAGCAGCTCGCCCTGATGTCCAGTTCAAGTGAATGCAATGCAGAAGGGCTGCAAAGTTCAAAACTACGTGACAAAGAAAACTCAGTGCACATCACAGGCTTTGATAAGTTATGAAAAATCATTGTATATATTACTATGTAAATAACATCTGAGAAACATTCTGAAATAATTAACTTGCGTTCACATTCCATGCATTTTCTAGCAGGTTAAGCCCTGGGTTTGTGTCTTTGTGCCCGTTTCCTACAAAGCTCCATTCTTTGGACAAATCCCAGTACTCCTAAGACTGAAATGGAAGTACTCAGGGATTTTTGTCTACTTACCCTCTTTACTGCACACCTGACCTCACGAGAGCTACTTGTTATTACCGCTGGCACAGAAGACGATTGGAAAATCGAACTGTTCGGggttttatttgggattttattcGCTGCCTTTGAAAAATCCCTGGATGTCACAGACACTACCTGATTTTTTCCCAGGAGCAAGAACCAGCGGCCCTCGCCCTCCTGCTTGACCCGCCTCCCTCTTCCAAAGCCCAATGCACCGAGACCCCCTTGTTGCAGTGGACTTTTCCCCTGTGGTTTTGCAGCACCCTCCTCGAGCAAAGAAGGAAACATAACGAAACTTGAAAACAaaccaacaataacaacaacagaaactCCGACCAAACAGGTGGGCCAACCGGCAGCCTCCTCCAAGGCAGAGGCTCACTTTTTACTGCAGAACTCGGAGTTGTTTAGGAACTTCTTGATGACCAGCCCTAGACAGAGGACCAGCAGCAGCATGTAGCCCACGGTGCCTGAGAAGGTGGGCGCGGCAGGCGGCGCCTTGAGGAATTGGCGCAGGCCCTCCTCCACGTAGTACACCTGGTCATAGATGCTAAGGAAAGTGAAGATGTGGAAGAGCTGGTGGCTGTGGCCGATGATGTCAAAGAGGCCTGGGTGGATGCGCTCGGGGATCTTGCTCACGTTGAAGAAGGCGGCCACCACCAGCCAAAAGTAGCGGCGGTAGAAGTGCACGAAGAGCGTGGGGTTCTCGCCGCGCAGGTCGAAAAGCCAGCTCTCGAGCATGATGGGGCAGGCCATGCTGAGCGGCATGATGAAGACGAAGGTGCGCAGGGCGAACGGGTAAGAGCACCAGTCGGTGCGGCTCTTGCAGCAGGCCACGGTGCAGGCCACGGCCAGCACGAAGGCTACGGGCAGCACGAGCGCGCGGTAGGCGGCGATGAGGCGCGTGCAGTCCACGTGCCAGCCCAGGCGTTGCTGCACGTACGGGGTCATCACCCTGGCGTCCAACAAGCTCAGGCCAGGCAGCAGGTAGTAGTAGTAGGCCACCGTGCTGCCGAAGCCGTAGTAGCTGATGGACGCGTAGTCCAGGTAGAAGAAGGCGGCGCGCAGGCGCAGCGACAGGCAGCTGAACACGTGCGCCGTGCAGCTCATGGCGAAAGTCAGCAGCACCCCTGACGCGTAGCACCACAGCGGCAGCAGCCACGGG from Equus caballus isolate H_3958 breed thoroughbred chromosome 16, TB-T2T, whole genome shotgun sequence harbors:
- the PAQR9 gene encoding membrane progestin receptor epsilon isoform X2 produces the protein MPRRLQPRGAGTKGPPAASAAASEAASRPHPSGDPAASARPLLRWDEVPDDFVECFILSGYRRLPCTAQECLASVLKPTNETLNFWTHFIPLLLFLSKFCRLFFLSGRDVPFHHPWLLPLWCYASGVLLTFAMSCTAHVFSCLSLRLRAAFFYLDYASISYYGFGSTVAYYYYLLPGLSLLDARVMTPYVQQRLGWHVDCTRLIAAYRALVLPVAFVLAVACTVACCKSRTDWCSYPFALRTFVFIMPLSMACPIMLESWLFDLRGENPTLFVHFYRRYFWLVVAAFFNVSKIPERIHPGLFDIIGHSHQLFHIFTFLSIYDQVYYVEEGLRQFLKAPPAAPTFSGTVGYMLLLVLCLGLVIKKFLNNSEFCSKK